In a single window of the Rhizobium tropici CIAT 899 genome:
- a CDS encoding RidA family protein, whose translation MSKNKLIRFDVADNQAGGQRRPFAKAVRAGDFVYVSGQVPTINGEIVTGNIVTQTEQVIANIKDVLALADCTLEHVVKVNVWLDDARDFSSFNSVFEKHFIDHPPARSTVQSPMMVDVKVEMDVIAYKPLD comes from the coding sequence ATGAGCAAGAACAAGCTGATCCGTTTCGACGTCGCCGACAATCAGGCCGGCGGCCAGCGTCGCCCCTTCGCCAAGGCTGTCAGGGCAGGCGATTTCGTGTACGTTTCGGGCCAGGTTCCGACGATCAACGGCGAAATCGTTACGGGCAATATCGTCACGCAGACCGAGCAGGTCATTGCCAATATCAAGGATGTCCTTGCCCTTGCCGATTGCACGCTCGAGCATGTGGTGAAGGTCAATGTGTGGCTGGATGACGCTCGTGATTTCTCCAGCTTCAACTCTGTCTTCGAAAAGCACTTCATCGATCATCCGCCAGCCCGCTCGACCGTTCAGTCGCCAATGATGGTCGATGTGAAGGTGGAAATGGACGTCATCGCCTACAAACCGCTCGACTGA
- a CDS encoding phospholipase D-like domain-containing protein, with the protein MIDLVAAHWGQILAVLSIAMGAAAAIHAAMTKEDVRAAIGWVGVIILSPIIGAVLYAVAGINRIRRASLSSQRDALFRKDANGELSSFDADGGEVRRLFGERFGSMKTLGDRVVRYTMSTGNTIEMLANGDVAYAAMKAAIDGAERSILMETYIFDRDPIGLRIADALIAATKRGVSVRVLIDAVGARYSVPSIMGYLRQGGVPVDVFNGNVIIGLRLPYANLRTHRKILSIDGRIAFTGGMNIRQGFTREFARDHCARDMHFCVTGPAVADLFNTAAEDWRFTTGEVLSTPEWRIASPSNEPGAPVFMRVVASGPDRSVETNHKMLIGALSVAHKSIRIMSPYFLPDRELISALVTAARRGVEVDIVVPTANNLVLVDRAMTAQFDQMLKNYCRIWRAKGAFNHSKLLAVDGIWAYVGSSNLDPRSLRLNFEVDLEVLDRGFAGTIDAHIGAILETAHPVDLEKLRARPFIVRLVEKVLWLGSPYL; encoded by the coding sequence ATGATCGACCTCGTGGCCGCCCATTGGGGCCAAATTCTCGCCGTCCTTTCCATCGCTATGGGGGCCGCTGCTGCAATTCATGCAGCCATGACCAAAGAGGATGTCCGCGCCGCGATCGGCTGGGTCGGCGTCATCATCTTGTCCCCCATCATTGGTGCCGTCCTCTATGCTGTCGCCGGCATCAATCGCATCCGCCGGGCCTCCCTCAGCTCGCAGCGAGATGCGCTTTTTCGCAAGGATGCGAATGGCGAGCTCTCCAGCTTCGACGCCGATGGCGGCGAGGTGCGGCGGCTCTTCGGCGAACGTTTCGGCTCGATGAAGACGCTCGGCGACCGTGTCGTCCGTTACACGATGAGCACCGGAAACACGATCGAGATGCTGGCGAACGGCGATGTCGCCTATGCCGCGATGAAAGCCGCAATCGATGGCGCCGAACGCAGCATCCTGATGGAAACCTATATTTTCGATCGCGATCCGATCGGCCTTCGCATCGCCGATGCCCTGATTGCCGCGACCAAACGCGGCGTCAGCGTCCGCGTACTTATCGACGCCGTCGGCGCCCGCTATTCCGTGCCGAGCATCATGGGTTATCTGCGCCAGGGCGGCGTTCCGGTCGACGTCTTCAACGGCAATGTCATCATCGGCCTCCGGTTGCCCTATGCCAACCTGCGCACCCACCGTAAGATCCTCAGCATCGACGGGCGAATTGCCTTTACCGGCGGCATGAACATACGCCAGGGTTTTACGCGCGAATTCGCTCGCGATCACTGCGCCCGCGACATGCATTTCTGCGTCACAGGCCCGGCAGTCGCCGATCTCTTCAATACGGCAGCCGAAGACTGGCGCTTTACCACGGGCGAGGTCCTAAGCACTCCGGAATGGCGGATTGCCTCCCCTTCCAACGAGCCGGGTGCCCCAGTCTTTATGCGGGTCGTCGCCTCCGGCCCGGATCGCAGCGTCGAGACCAATCATAAGATGCTGATTGGAGCGCTGTCGGTAGCGCATAAATCAATTCGCATCATGTCACCTTATTTCCTGCCGGATCGAGAATTGATCAGCGCACTGGTGACAGCAGCCCGGCGCGGCGTCGAGGTCGATATCGTCGTGCCGACAGCCAATAATCTCGTACTCGTCGACCGTGCCATGACGGCGCAATTCGACCAGATGCTGAAGAATTATTGCCGCATCTGGCGCGCCAAAGGCGCTTTCAACCATTCCAAGCTTTTGGCCGTCGACGGCATCTGGGCCTATGTCGGCTCTTCCAATCTCGATCCGCGCTCGCTGAGGCTCAATTTCGAGGTGGATCTCGAGGTGCTCGATCGCGGCTTTGCCGGCACGATCGATGCGCATATCGGCGCAATCCTCGAAACGGCGCATCCGGTCGATCTCGAAAAGCTTCGGGCGCGGCCCTTCATCGTCAGACTTGTCGAAAAGGTGCTTTGGCTCGGTTCGCCCTATCTCTGA
- a CDS encoding methyltransferase family protein, which yields MLLYQFIPACWIIWLLIWLFASFGVKKSVRQEDPLSRLGNTAPIWIGAFLLSIDPSWFGPLRYRIIPQDPASYAIGAALTFIGLLFAVWARYHIGRNWSGVITLKEDHALIRSGPYALVRHPIYSGLMLAIIGSAIARGDIAAALAIVAVLYAVLRRVRIEESWMSETFGSAYADYKASTPALVPFLV from the coding sequence ATGCTGCTTTATCAGTTCATTCCCGCATGCTGGATCATCTGGCTGTTGATCTGGCTTTTCGCTTCTTTCGGCGTCAAGAAGAGCGTGCGGCAGGAGGATCCGTTGTCGCGGCTCGGCAATACTGCGCCGATCTGGATCGGCGCCTTCCTGCTTTCAATCGATCCATCCTGGTTCGGCCCCTTGCGATATCGTATCATTCCGCAAGACCCTGCATCTTATGCAATCGGTGCTGCTCTGACCTTCATCGGTCTGCTCTTCGCCGTCTGGGCGCGCTATCATATTGGCAGAAACTGGAGTGGCGTGATTACCCTCAAGGAAGATCACGCGCTTATACGCTCCGGTCCATATGCGCTTGTCCGGCATCCGATCTATTCCGGTCTGATGCTCGCCATCATCGGCTCGGCAATTGCGCGAGGCGATATCGCGGCGGCCCTGGCCATCGTCGCCGTTCTCTATGCCGTGCTGCGCCGTGTGCGAATCGAGGAAAGTTGGATGAGCGAGACCTTCGGCTCGGCCTATGCCGACTATAAGGCCAGCACGCCCGCGCTGGTCCCGTTTCTCGTGTAG
- a CDS encoding SDR family NAD(P)-dependent oxidoreductase, with amino-acid sequence MTELAQSLASIRIPDLAGKRVLITGASTGIGAAVARAFAAQGMKIGLHFNASREPAEKLADEIKAGGGTVHLIQGDVSQDGGTERVVEDAVDVLGGLDGLVNNAGGMLGRLPTAEMTDEHYERVMNLNARSVLAATRAAHPHLKKQGGFVINTTSIAARNGGGNGAILYAASKGFVSTITHGHAKEFVNDKIRVNAVAPGVIATPFHERYTNDEQMELQRKTIPMGFVGTPEDCVGAYLFLASPTLSGYITGQIIEVNGGQLMP; translated from the coding sequence ATGACAGAACTCGCGCAATCGCTTGCGTCCATTCGCATTCCCGATCTTGCCGGCAAAAGAGTATTGATAACGGGTGCTTCGACCGGCATCGGCGCTGCCGTGGCACGCGCCTTTGCCGCACAGGGCATGAAAATCGGCCTGCATTTCAATGCAAGCCGTGAACCGGCGGAAAAGCTGGCCGATGAAATCAAGGCTGGCGGCGGAACCGTCCATCTCATTCAGGGCGATGTCTCGCAAGACGGCGGGACCGAGCGCGTCGTCGAGGATGCGGTAGACGTTTTGGGTGGCCTCGATGGCCTGGTCAACAATGCCGGCGGCATGCTCGGGCGGCTTCCGACCGCCGAAATGACGGATGAGCATTATGAGCGGGTGATGAACCTCAATGCCCGCTCCGTCCTTGCGGCAACCCGTGCCGCTCATCCACACCTGAAAAAACAAGGCGGCTTCGTCATCAACACGACCTCGATTGCCGCGCGCAACGGCGGCGGCAATGGCGCAATTCTCTATGCCGCCTCGAAGGGTTTCGTCTCGACCATTACCCATGGGCACGCCAAGGAATTCGTCAACGACAAGATCCGCGTCAATGCCGTCGCACCCGGCGTCATCGCGACGCCGTTCCATGAGCGCTATACCAACGACGAGCAGATGGAACTACAGCGCAAGACGATTCCCATGGGATTCGTCGGCACGCCGGAAGACTGCGTCGGCGCTTATCTCTTCCTCGCCTCTCCCACCCTGTCCGGCTACATCACCGGCCAGATCATCGAGGTCAATGGCGGCCAGCTCATGCCCTGA
- a CDS encoding glutathione S-transferase family protein → MAYELYYWDGIQGRGEFVRLALEEAGAEYVDVCRGPASKGQGMPAMFAIMGGKSDFDLPFAPPFLKDGDLIIPHVANILMYLGPKLGLAPRDEGKRHVLNGLQLTITDLVAEVHDTHHPIATSKYYEDQKQEAKARAAEFIENRIPKFLGYFEKVLQQNPEGSSHIFGNELTYVDLSLFQVYEGLHYAFPRATKHFERDYPHLTALHAAVMKRPNIARYLQSDRRIPFNENGIFRHYPELDKDVA, encoded by the coding sequence ATGGCTTACGAACTCTATTATTGGGATGGCATTCAAGGGCGCGGCGAATTCGTTCGGCTGGCGCTGGAGGAGGCGGGTGCGGAGTATGTCGATGTTTGTCGCGGACCGGCAAGCAAGGGGCAGGGAATGCCCGCCATGTTCGCCATCATGGGCGGAAAATCCGACTTCGATCTTCCGTTTGCGCCGCCATTTCTGAAGGATGGCGATCTCATCATTCCGCATGTGGCGAATATCCTGATGTATCTCGGCCCGAAACTAGGTCTGGCACCGAGGGACGAAGGAAAGCGCCACGTGTTGAACGGCCTGCAGTTGACCATCACCGATCTCGTCGCCGAGGTACACGACACACATCACCCGATCGCAACGTCGAAATATTACGAGGACCAGAAGCAAGAGGCCAAAGCGCGCGCTGCAGAATTCATCGAAAACCGCATTCCCAAGTTTCTCGGCTATTTCGAGAAAGTGCTTCAGCAGAACCCCGAAGGATCGAGCCATATCTTCGGAAATGAATTGACCTATGTCGATCTATCGCTGTTCCAGGTCTATGAGGGATTGCACTATGCCTTCCCGCGCGCGACAAAGCATTTTGAGCGCGATTATCCGCATCTGACTGCGCTGCATGCAGCTGTCATGAAACGGCCCAACATTGCTCGCTATCTTCAGTCCGATCGCCGCATTCCCTTCAATGAGAACGGCATTTTCCGGCACTATCCGGAACTGGACAAAGATGTGGCCTGA
- a CDS encoding ABC transporter permease codes for MRVSSRRLGVYAVALAFAIVVNFILPRLMPGSPVDAMVAQLGPRATPAAVEAIKARFGEIDQPIMMQFLDYLKGLATFDLGVSVKYYPQTVVQVLSRATLWTIFLVVTAIIFSLCVGVVLGAIAAWRRGGRFDTIVSPFAVILFSIPPVIVALTTLFVFAVSLRWFPVGYAYDPNLDPGFNFTFFGSVFVHAILPVLTLSPFLVGEFQTTMRSSMIVVLGEDYVTMGRAKGLSNLAVMFGYGARNALLPVLTNLALILGAVFGGSIVTEIVFNYPGLGLTLFTASVARDYPVIQGQLLLMTLATLGANFLVDIIYGLVDPRLREAGR; via the coding sequence ATGCGTGTTTCGAGCCGGCGCCTCGGCGTCTATGCGGTGGCTTTGGCTTTCGCGATCGTCGTGAACTTCATTCTTCCCCGGCTTATGCCGGGGAGCCCCGTCGATGCCATGGTCGCCCAGCTCGGGCCGCGGGCCACGCCCGCGGCCGTGGAGGCGATCAAGGCCCGTTTCGGCGAGATCGATCAGCCGATCATGATGCAGTTCCTCGACTACCTTAAAGGCCTCGCCACTTTCGATCTCGGCGTTTCGGTCAAATACTATCCGCAGACGGTGGTCCAGGTGCTGAGCCGGGCGACGCTCTGGACCATCTTCCTTGTGGTCACCGCGATCATATTTTCGCTGTGTGTCGGTGTCGTGCTCGGCGCCATCGCGGCCTGGAGACGCGGCGGGCGGTTCGATACGATCGTATCGCCTTTCGCAGTCATCCTGTTTTCGATACCGCCCGTCATCGTCGCGCTCACGACCCTGTTCGTCTTCGCCGTATCGTTGCGCTGGTTTCCCGTGGGATATGCCTATGATCCCAACCTAGATCCGGGCTTCAACTTCACCTTCTTCGGCAGCGTCTTCGTGCATGCCATCCTGCCGGTGCTGACGCTGTCGCCATTCCTTGTCGGCGAGTTCCAGACCACCATGCGATCTTCGATGATCGTCGTGCTTGGCGAGGATTACGTGACGATGGGCCGCGCCAAGGGGCTGAGCAATCTCGCCGTCATGTTCGGCTATGGCGCGCGTAACGCGCTCTTGCCTGTCCTGACCAATCTTGCGCTGATACTCGGCGCCGTCTTCGGCGGCTCGATCGTTACCGAGATTGTCTTCAATTATCCGGGTCTTGGGCTGACGTTGTTTACCGCCAGCGTGGCGCGCGACTATCCCGTCATTCAGGGGCAATTGCTGCTGATGACGCTTGCGACACTTGGCGCCAATTTCCTCGTCGACATCATCTACGGCCTTGTCGATCCGCGATTGAGGGAGGCAGGTCGATGA
- a CDS encoding ABC transporter substrate-binding protein, with the protein MGMRKRSLRNLFQRTSLAAAVLGASLAFGAGMASAESVLTMHIEEQTSWVSNFNPFDLAGRRQSTMDFIYEPLVIFNANDGGKPVWRLATSYKFSDDLMSITYELRPGVKWSDGQPLTSADVKYTIDLMLKNPAVDTVGAGQTVASVEAPSPTEVTIKLKAVNSEFPESLADLAVVPEHIWKDVADPVAFKNEKPVGSGPMTEVRRFTPQVYEQCRNPNYWDAASLHVDCLRLPQISGNDQMLALLPEGTVDWIGSFLPQIDKTFVALDPQHNGYWQPPAETVAFEMNFKSSNIGNFEAFKDLNFRHAFSLAMDRKSMVDIAGFGYPVVNLHASGLPPRFDSWRNKAAEGDKDAFMGFDTDKANKILDDAGYKKGADGFRTTPSGKPITFAVIVPNGWTDWIDAVQIAVEGLRAAGINASVATPEYEQWRKQLLDGSFDVVMNSRADSATPFQGYYQSLSTAYAGKLTVAAPRYSNPKLDALFDQYLKSSSDDDHKKIFNDIQVLIADDFPVVPVFNGPTWYQYSSKRFTGWVTDKDPVMNPENHDNNRMRLMHLLRLKPVQ; encoded by the coding sequence ATGGGAATGAGGAAAAGGTCATTGCGCAATCTATTTCAGCGGACATCACTGGCAGCGGCGGTGCTTGGCGCTTCGCTGGCATTCGGTGCAGGCATGGCATCCGCGGAATCCGTGCTGACGATGCACATCGAGGAGCAGACCAGCTGGGTCAGCAACTTCAATCCATTCGATCTGGCCGGTCGTCGCCAGAGCACGATGGATTTCATCTACGAGCCCTTGGTCATCTTCAACGCCAATGACGGCGGCAAGCCGGTCTGGCGTTTGGCGACCAGCTACAAGTTCTCCGACGATCTGATGTCGATCACGTACGAACTGCGTCCCGGCGTGAAATGGTCGGATGGCCAGCCGCTGACCTCGGCCGACGTGAAATACACGATCGACCTGATGCTGAAGAACCCGGCCGTCGATACCGTCGGTGCCGGTCAAACAGTCGCATCGGTCGAGGCACCGTCGCCGACAGAGGTGACGATCAAGCTCAAGGCCGTGAATTCCGAATTCCCGGAATCGCTCGCCGATCTCGCCGTCGTGCCCGAGCATATCTGGAAGGACGTGGCCGATCCGGTCGCCTTCAAGAACGAGAAGCCCGTCGGCTCTGGCCCGATGACCGAGGTTCGCCGTTTCACCCCGCAGGTTTACGAGCAGTGCCGCAATCCGAACTACTGGGATGCCGCATCGCTTCATGTCGATTGCCTGCGCCTGCCGCAGATCTCGGGCAACGACCAGATGCTGGCGCTGCTGCCGGAAGGAACCGTCGATTGGATCGGCTCGTTCCTGCCGCAGATCGACAAGACCTTCGTCGCGCTCGACCCGCAGCACAATGGTTACTGGCAGCCGCCGGCGGAAACCGTTGCCTTCGAGATGAACTTCAAATCTTCGAATATCGGTAATTTCGAGGCATTCAAGGATCTCAATTTCCGCCATGCGTTCAGCCTGGCGATGGACCGCAAGTCGATGGTCGATATTGCCGGCTTCGGCTATCCGGTCGTCAACCTGCACGCCAGCGGCCTGCCACCACGCTTTGACAGCTGGCGCAACAAGGCTGCCGAAGGCGACAAGGACGCCTTCATGGGCTTTGATACCGACAAGGCCAACAAGATCCTCGACGATGCCGGCTACAAGAAGGGCGCCGACGGCTTCCGCACGACGCCGAGCGGCAAGCCGATCACCTTCGCGGTCATCGTGCCGAACGGTTGGACGGACTGGATCGATGCCGTGCAGATCGCCGTCGAAGGACTTCGCGCCGCGGGCATCAACGCCTCAGTTGCCACCCCCGAATACGAGCAGTGGCGCAAGCAACTTCTCGATGGCAGCTTCGATGTGGTCATGAATTCGCGCGCCGACAGTGCCACCCCATTCCAGGGCTATTATCAGAGCCTGTCGACGGCCTATGCCGGCAAGCTCACCGTCGCCGCGCCACGCTACTCCAACCCGAAGCTCGATGCGCTCTTCGATCAGTATCTGAAGTCGTCTTCCGATGATGATCACAAGAAGATCTTCAACGATATCCAGGTTCTGATCGCAGACGATTTCCCGGTCGTTCCCGTCTTCAACGGCCCGACCTGGTATCAGTATTCCAGCAAGCGTTTCACCGGTTGGGTCACGGACAAGGATCCGGTGATGAATCCGGAAAACCACGATAACAACCGCATGCGTCTCATGCATCTTCTGCGTCTGAAGCCGGTCCAATAA
- a CDS encoding endonuclease/exonuclease/phosphatase family protein: MRKKKESLRASILESLKNRKKSRPKPAGGKVDRPEGTLIASYNVHKCVGADRRFDPERTSRVIHEIDADIIGLQEADTRFGERTGILDLRRLERETGLIPVPITGVTKAHGWHGNVVLFKQGTVRDVHQINLPGLEPRGALIAELELARGGSLRIIAAHLGLLHRSRAQQTRLIVDLMNDGSEMPTILLGDLNEWRLGDRSSLNTFQAAFGPLPPAVPSFPSTLPLLALDRIMANRRGMISAVEVHDSPLARLASDHLPIKAVVSLETFDNDAQRHPQTA; the protein is encoded by the coding sequence ATGCGAAAGAAGAAAGAAAGCCTCCGTGCGAGCATTCTGGAAAGCCTGAAGAACCGCAAGAAATCGCGCCCCAAGCCGGCTGGCGGCAAGGTGGACCGACCGGAAGGCACATTGATCGCCTCCTACAATGTCCACAAATGCGTCGGCGCCGACCGCCGCTTCGATCCGGAACGCACCAGCCGCGTCATTCATGAAATCGATGCCGATATCATCGGTCTGCAGGAAGCGGACACCCGTTTCGGGGAACGCACGGGTATCCTTGATCTGCGCCGCCTCGAGCGTGAAACAGGGCTTATTCCGGTGCCGATCACCGGCGTCACCAAGGCTCATGGCTGGCATGGCAATGTCGTGCTTTTCAAGCAGGGCACGGTTCGCGATGTCCATCAGATCAATCTGCCCGGGCTGGAGCCGCGCGGCGCACTCATTGCCGAACTGGAATTGGCGCGCGGCGGAAGCCTAAGGATCATCGCCGCGCACCTCGGCCTGCTGCATCGCTCGCGTGCGCAGCAGACGCGCCTGATCGTCGACCTCATGAATGACGGCAGCGAGATGCCGACCATCCTGCTGGGCGATCTCAATGAATGGCGGCTGGGCGATCGCTCATCGCTCAATACCTTCCAGGCCGCCTTCGGCCCGCTTCCCCCTGCCGTTCCGAGCTTTCCCTCGACGCTGCCGCTCCTGGCGCTCGATCGCATCATGGCAAATCGCCGCGGCATGATCTCCGCGGTCGAGGTGCATGATTCACCGCTGGCGCGCCTGGCGTCGGATCATCTGCCCATCAAGGCAGTCGTCAGTCTCGAAACGTTCGACAACGACGCGCAGCGACATCCACAGACAGCCTAG
- the ligD gene encoding non-homologous end-joining DNA ligase, with protein sequence MQMAKTPTHDGIKTSVELTHPERVYWPDDEITKQDLLEYYALAWERMSPFVINRPLALLRCPDGIDGPRFFQKHAWKGINHNITEIADPEDKDAAKLLKIESFDGLAALVQSAALEIHPWGTAIEHWEKPDMIIMDLDPGEDIAWRKVVTAAKEIRERFAAQGLTSFVKTSGGKGLHVVASVKPQATWPDIKDAAEAIAHAMSADSPQTYLSVASKAKRAGHIFIDYLRNGRGNTAVAPYSTRARKGTAVSMPVNWEELDGTIGPASFTVKNAASRLGQSSTDPWADFFKTAAPLKV encoded by the coding sequence ATGCAGATGGCAAAGACGCCCACTCATGACGGCATCAAGACGTCGGTGGAATTGACCCACCCGGAGCGGGTCTATTGGCCCGACGACGAGATTACCAAGCAAGATCTTCTCGAATATTATGCCCTGGCGTGGGAGCGCATGTCGCCATTCGTCATCAATCGCCCCCTCGCCCTCTTGCGCTGCCCCGATGGTATCGATGGGCCACGGTTCTTCCAGAAACACGCCTGGAAAGGCATCAATCATAACATCACCGAAATCGCCGATCCTGAAGACAAAGACGCTGCAAAACTTTTGAAGATCGAGAGTTTCGACGGGCTTGCTGCACTCGTCCAATCAGCCGCCCTGGAGATACACCCCTGGGGCACCGCGATCGAGCATTGGGAAAAGCCCGACATGATCATCATGGACCTCGATCCCGGCGAGGATATCGCATGGCGCAAGGTCGTGACTGCCGCGAAAGAGATCAGGGAGCGGTTCGCGGCCCAGGGACTGACCTCCTTTGTCAAAACCTCTGGCGGCAAGGGACTGCATGTGGTCGCATCCGTCAAACCGCAGGCGACCTGGCCTGATATCAAGGATGCCGCCGAAGCGATCGCCCATGCCATGAGTGCCGATAGTCCGCAGACATATTTGTCGGTCGCCAGCAAGGCGAAGCGGGCGGGCCATATCTTCATCGACTATCTGCGCAACGGTCGCGGCAATACTGCCGTGGCACCCTATTCGACGCGCGCCAGAAAGGGCACCGCCGTTTCGATGCCGGTCAATTGGGAGGAATTGGACGGCACGATCGGGCCTGCTTCCTTTACGGTCAAGAATGCAGCATCGCGCCTCGGCCAATCGAGCACCGATCCCTGGGCGGATTTCTTCAAGACGGCAGCGCCGCTGAAGGTCTGA
- a CDS encoding ABC transporter permease, with product MSFSFRSVFSQKKALVGFIIVAALCLMAIFAPIIAPGEPGARVGRSHQPPSVEHVFGTTKMGRDVYKQFVWGARSSLSVGFATGIVITVLGTAIGLIAGYTGGKTDAALDLATNAVLVIPNMPLLILLASFAGTVGPMTIMTIIALTSWPWGARMTRSQTMALRNRDFVTAAKMIGEPAWRIIFVEILPNLTPLIGINLVGSIIYAIVAQTTLEYLGFGDPLKVTWGTMLYNAQNASAIMVGAWWDIGIPAIGIALTGLGLALINFTFDEIANPQLRSGPALTRWFRLTRARNRMMRAEQ from the coding sequence ATGAGCTTTTCCTTCCGATCCGTTTTCAGCCAGAAGAAGGCGCTTGTCGGCTTCATCATCGTTGCAGCACTATGCCTGATGGCGATCTTCGCGCCGATCATCGCTCCCGGCGAGCCCGGCGCCCGTGTGGGGCGCTCGCATCAGCCACCATCCGTCGAACATGTATTCGGCACGACGAAGATGGGTCGCGACGTCTACAAGCAATTCGTCTGGGGCGCCAGAAGCTCGCTTTCCGTCGGTTTCGCGACGGGCATCGTGATTACCGTGCTCGGCACCGCCATTGGCCTAATCGCCGGCTATACCGGCGGCAAGACCGATGCAGCGCTCGACCTCGCCACCAATGCCGTGCTTGTTATCCCGAACATGCCGCTCCTCATCCTGCTTGCCTCCTTTGCCGGCACGGTCGGGCCCATGACGATCATGACCATCATCGCCTTGACGTCATGGCCCTGGGGCGCGCGCATGACGCGGTCGCAGACGATGGCATTGCGCAACCGCGATTTCGTCACCGCCGCCAAGATGATCGGCGAGCCGGCCTGGCGCATTATCTTCGTCGAGATCCTGCCCAATCTGACGCCGCTCATCGGCATCAATCTGGTCGGCAGCATCATTTACGCGATCGTCGCCCAGACCACGCTCGAATATCTCGGCTTCGGCGATCCGCTGAAGGTCACCTGGGGAACCATGCTCTACAACGCCCAGAATGCCTCGGCCATCATGGTCGGAGCCTGGTGGGATATCGGCATTCCCGCCATCGGCATCGCGCTGACGGGGCTCGGTCTCGCGCTGATCAACTTCACCTTCGATGAAATCGCCAATCCGCAATTGCGTTCCGGCCCGGCCTTGACCCGCTGGTTCCGCCTGACACGCGCTCGCAACCGCATGATGAGGGCCGAGCAATGA
- a CDS encoding NAD-dependent epimerase/dehydratase family protein, producing the protein MLKTLLLTGAAGGVGQAIRPLLSQIAENVVLSDLSPISDLRPNERFVACDLADRGGVEAMVKGVDGIIHLGGISVEKPFDLILQGNIVGLYNLYEAARAAGKPRIVFASSNHTIGFYRRDERIDNKVPTRPDSLYGVSKVFGEAVASLYFDKFGQETLSVRIGSCFPEPRNTRMLATWFSIRDFVSLCDCAFNAPRLGHTIVYGVSDNDEQWWDNGNAAFLGWKPRDSAAPWRAEILSRTPAEDPNDPAIVYQGGGFASAAHPED; encoded by the coding sequence ATGCTGAAGACTTTGTTGCTGACTGGCGCCGCCGGTGGCGTCGGGCAGGCGATCAGGCCGCTTCTGTCGCAAATTGCCGAGAATGTCGTTTTATCCGATCTCTCGCCGATAAGCGACTTGCGTCCGAACGAGCGTTTTGTCGCTTGCGATCTCGCCGACCGTGGCGGCGTCGAGGCAATGGTCAAGGGTGTGGACGGGATCATCCATCTCGGCGGCATTTCGGTCGAGAAGCCATTCGATCTGATCCTGCAGGGCAATATCGTCGGCCTCTACAATCTTTATGAAGCAGCGCGTGCCGCCGGCAAGCCGCGCATCGTTTTTGCAAGCTCCAATCACACGATCGGCTTCTACCGTCGCGACGAGCGGATCGACAACAAGGTGCCGACACGGCCGGATTCGCTCTATGGCGTCTCAAAAGTATTCGGCGAGGCGGTCGCAAGCCTTTACTTCGACAAGTTCGGCCAGGAAACGCTTTCGGTACGTATTGGTTCGTGCTTCCCGGAGCCGCGCAATACGCGCATGCTCGCCACCTGGTTCAGCATCAGGGATTTCGTCTCGCTGTGCGATTGCGCCTTCAACGCCCCGCGTCTCGGCCACACGATCGTCTACGGTGTCTCGGACAATGACGAGCAATGGTGGGACAACGGCAACGCAGCCTTCCTCGGCTGGAAGCCGCGCGATAGCGCAGCGCCGTGGCGGGCCGAAATTCTGTCGAGAACACCCGCTGAGGATCCGAACGATCCCGCAATCGTCTATCAGGGCGGCGGCTTCGCTTCTGCCGCTCACCCCGAGGACTGA
- a CDS encoding DUF2934 domain-containing protein → MLEPRDEWIKKRAYAIWEEEGHPSGRDAEHWAQASSERIALEKTVANGSTIDIKPKAKRKTAVAAAAVAEEKSAKPAKKTPKKAVVPKV, encoded by the coding sequence ATGTTGGAACCTCGGGACGAATGGATCAAGAAACGCGCATACGCCATATGGGAAGAGGAAGGTCATCCTTCGGGACGCGACGCCGAGCACTGGGCGCAGGCGAGCAGCGAGCGTATTGCGCTTGAAAAGACCGTAGCAAACGGCAGCACGATCGATATCAAGCCAAAGGCGAAGCGCAAGACGGCGGTCGCTGCGGCGGCTGTTGCCGAGGAGAAATCGGCCAAACCCGCGAAGAAAACGCCGAAGAAGGCTGTAGTGCCGAAGGTGTAA